A genomic stretch from Budorcas taxicolor isolate Tak-1 chromosome 15, Takin1.1, whole genome shotgun sequence includes:
- the LOC128060734 gene encoding olfactory receptor 5AN1-like, with product MIGGGNITEISEFILLGFSDFPRIIVVLFVVFLVIYILTLTWNLSLLILIRMDSHLHTPMYFFLSNLSFMDVCYVTSTAPKMLYDFFQERQTITLVGCAAQYFVFSTMGLSESCLMTAMAYDRYAAICNPLLYSSVMSPALCGRLVLGSYLAGLSATIFQLCFMLQLQFCGPNVINHFFCDLPQLLVLSCTDTFSVQLFTALSTMIFGVINVSIIMISYVSIVISIMKITTASSRSKAFSTCASHLTAVTFFYTSGMFVYLSCSTGGSSSFDRFASVFYTVVIPMLNPLIYSLRNKEIKDALKRFQKKRGCC from the coding sequence AtgattggaggaggaaatatcaCAGAGATCAGTGAATTTATCCTTTTGGGATTCTCAGATTTCCCCAGAATCATAGTAGTGCTCTTTGTCGTATTCCTGGTGATATACATTTTGACCCTGACTTGGAACCTGTCGCTCCTCATCTTAATAAGAATGgactcccacctccacacccccatgtacttctttctcagtAACCTGTCCTTCATGGACGTCTGCTACGTGACCTCCACAGCCCCCAAGATGCTCTACGACTTCTTCCAGGAGCGGCAAACTATCACCTTAGTGGGCTGTGCTGCTCAGTACTTCGTGTTCTCCACCATGGGGCTGAGCGAGTCTTGCCTCATGACCGCCATGGCTTATGACCGATACGCCGCCATTTGTAACCCGCTCCTCTATTCGTCAGTCATGTCGCCCGCTCTCTGCGGTCGGCTGGTGCTGGGATCCTACTTGGCTGGACTCTCGGCCACTATATTCCAATTGTGTTTCATGCTCCAGCTCCAGTTCTGTGGGCCTAATGTCATcaaccacttcttctgtgacctGCCCCAGCTGTTAGTTCTATCCTGCACTGACACATTCTCTGTACAACTCTTTACTGCTTTATCGACAATGATCTTTGGGGTAATAAATGTTTCCATTATCATGATATCCTATGTCTCCATTGTCATTTCCATCATGAAGATCACGACAGCAAGCAGCAGGTCCAAGGCTTTCAGCACCTGTGCCTCCCACCTGACAGCAGTTACTTTCTTCTATACCTCAGGTATGTTTGTCTATTTGAGTTGCAGCACTGGTGGTTCCTCCAGCTTTGACAGATTTGCATCAGTCTTCTATACGGTGGTGATTCCCATGTTGAATCCTTTGATTTACAGTTtgagaaacaaagaaatcaaagatgcctTGAAGAGGTTTCAGAAGAAGAGAGGGTGTTGCTAA